The Primulina eburnea isolate SZY01 chromosome 12, ASM2296580v1, whole genome shotgun sequence genome includes the window tCAATTTTATAAACAACTCTCAATATTTTTAGTTGGATAAACATGTTAAatctattaaaattaaatatttgaatttaatgaTGAGTGGGAATACATTATAAAATGTAGGGGTGTCAATCGGGTCGAGTGGGTCGGGTTTCAGGTTAACtcgcgaattttttttattttttttcaaaccgaacccaacccgaacccgaagcaaCCCGAAAACCCCCAACCCGAACATGAACCCGTCTAACCTAACTCAACCTGCCTAACCCGAATTTTATttaccttttaaaaaaaattaatgaaaaaaatactaaaaaaaaaaaaaataataataataataataataataataataataataataataataataatttaatttaaacatataataacaaaatttctgatttaaatttgaaagtttaatcgtaaaaaattaaagtaaatttactaaatcaaataaaaaattgttaaaaaaataaaaaaaatatacaaaataaatattaagtgatgaaaatttatcatataatatacaataaattttgttcaaacatacaatatataaaaatataggtaatatttaaaaaaaaaaaaaatcgggtcAACCCGCGACTCAATCCGAAACCCGTCTAACCTGCAGGCACTAACCCGAATCCACCAGAAACCGAACCCGAaccgaacccgaaaaaccccaacccgaacctgatttttttcgtgttgggTCGTGTCGGTTGACGGGTCGTGTTgcattttgacacccctaatAAAATGAATAACTaatcttttgtaaaattctAGTAAATGTTTCCGATGTAGAGAAAATATTGTCTCAATTTTAATTGAAAATATAGAATGCATTGAAAATTTAAAGTGatcaatttttatgatttagtatATTGATTTTATGTCGCATGATAACTGTTAGTTCAAAGAATTGTATTActtctttttttaaaacaaagaaTGTATTTGAGTTTGATTTTGTCAACAtgctatatatttttttcctgatttttattttatcataaaatataaattttcaaatagattaaaatgaatttttttttctcaactACTTatgtataatatcaaatcatatACTCTACTACAATGTtttataaatttgtataataaAGTAAAAGGTCATTTGCATAAACTTTTTTGCTAGGTAGAATAAGTTATCATactatttaaaagatttgagttgaacCGTTACTACCATCTATATCTTTTAGTATAATAGTATACTCTCGGTCTTACAATTTTTATCGGAATCAAGTTAACGAGTTTGATTCTCATTTATTACAATAAGTACAATTATTAGGAGAGAGATCGTTGGTTATAATAATTATCCTTGTTGGGTATAGCGCAAGAGCTGTTGTatagtttaaaagatttgattttcaTTGTTACTATCAACTATAGTTTTGATAAAATGACAAACGTTCAGTCCTACATTATTCGATTGTAAACCTAAAAGAAATAAGTTGCATCAActtttagttttgaattggTCCTTTACATATTACTCGATTTTTAAATTGAAAGCATTATTCAGTTTTCAGATGTTGTTGTAGATTGAATGATAATGGTTTCTTTTCAAATTGAAGAAATACACAATATAACTCATGTAAGTATTAttaactaaaatatttaaataaaatattggaCGTTTAGATCATCAAAATAAGAAATAAACAAAGTGCGATCCTTGAGTGAGAAATGAGATATTCAAAGAAAGTAATAATAACCACAATGAAATAGTACACCTGTATGTGTTTATCACTGTATTTTGCAACTAAAAGGTCAATAAATTTTTCcacatattatttttatatcatatttaaaataattattgttaATGAGTTGCACTTTGTTATGAAAAATCTTTGTGAATtaattgaatttgaaaattcttatatatatacacagGGGCATAGCCATAGTATGAGTTGGGCTGGGCTCAAGACCAGCAAagattatcaattttttttatatatagacATAGTGTAGTCCAATTATTTCATTAAGCACATccattacaaaaataaaatgaaaagaaaaaaagagagaaagtaAAAAAACGATAGAAAAAAAAGCTCATCTCTCACAGCTTCAGGAGCGCCTGGAAATTGAAATTCACATCTCAATAGAGCTTCTCACTCTCCGTGAAGCCTTGAATCCCAGTGATGGCTTCAAATCATTCTCTGAAAGTGCTATTTAGGATTCATTGGGAATTGAAGAGGGGAGAACGAGCAGACATGACTTTCCGGAACAACCAACCCAGATCCACCCTTAAGTGGTATTACCAGCCATTCTGGAGGAGCAGTTGATTTAGCAATTTCCTCGGAAATGCAGCCGGAGGGCAATCTGTCTTCCTACCCCTGGGAGCGATAATTTGTATCGATCACGAttttttgattgataaattttaTCCTAATGATTTTTCTAAAGATGACATGAAACATTTGAAAACTCGATTGGATCATTACAAGCTTGATGTATTTGAAGATCCGAGGTTTAAAGATGTTGATTCTCTTCCTAAATTATGCTGACTACTAGTTGAAACAAAGAAGTCGAGTATTTATTCATTATTGATAGACTGATTCGTTTGGTCTTAAGTCTTCCAGTTTCCACTGCTaaacgtaagttttactacgttttaacatgttttgaaattatgatgttgttagaattgaatacacgtcatatatgttgttcttgacatgttagacagagtagaatcgaagtcagattaagaaacagactgaatatggaattgttatgaatttcagaatgaaattgactgagaagtggtatcagatttgtatggtgattgattttaaatgaatggaattgatatagactgatatagtattatcagtatcgcaagattgtactgttgtactgtcagaaattgataaaacagagatgtggtgatttgattagaatattgatattgtcattgccagattgaacagtgacagacgttgaatcaagactttgattgtatcagatcgacagcaagaaatgtatgaataaatgttgattcgggattgcacaactcgagttaggtttgacttgagtttccctaaatcacatactttattttattgcattgatatttgcagattatcagattgatatgttattgtattgacttagaacagagtcagagtccgagcctagggcagacagcctagctagggcagaaccgccgagtctttctcagaaccgataagactctagacttacggtgtatcgacgagcttcagatgtagatcgacgtctatctcagacacactcgatacagcataccaaagtctaaattagattgggatccctagatttgagataagataagattagatcacgagtcattgattcatgtagtcagattagatacatgcttcgatgtttgtttatgcttttatatatgttttatatgattgcatgtaatacattgtttatactgggatatttatatctcaccggagttatccggctgttgtcttgtttgtatgtgtgcatgacaacaggtgggacaggtacagggtcacagagatgaggacatatcgagattagagtggtgataccggacttggactagagctagggtttaaacacttgatagtagttgttgaacctgagtatgtatgattgtatattttatcagatttacacttttatactgatatgtataggagtttgattccattaccttccgcatttgaaaaaaaaaaattttagaccctatttattataattgattaattagtcccaatgacgatttcaaagatgattagcgtccgggtccccacaacatgttTACATATAACAAAATGTAtagacaataaaaataataaataaaagtatttttttcgacattaatttttttttttgttgtttttataaCTTTTCATAGTGAGATGAAAAAATAGAAGGAAAATATATTTACACAAAAAACTAAAAATGGAGGAAGAGTGTCGTTTTTCATACAATGAATTCACTTTCCATGTGTGAAAATCATAACCGTGGAGAATACTCCAGATGATCTTCGACAGAGAAAGCCAGTCATAACCAAGGCAAGTCAGTTGCTTGGCTGGGAACCGAAGATCAAGTTACGCGAAGGCATTCCGTCATGAAGGGGGATTTCCGCCAGAGGCTTGGAATTCCTAGGAAAGATTGAACTACTGCTACTATGTTTTTCGACATGTTACTGTAATAGATGCTCTATTATCCAAGTGATTTTTCTCTTTGATCGGCTCTTAGTGTACTTACAATAATTGAACGATGAACATGCAATACTTGCATTGATGCAATTTTGATAGCATATAACAAGATCGTTCGTACTTCTTGCTTTGTCAAATATCACTTTCCttcttttttttagtttttagcGTCTCTTGCGTAAACCTCATGGAACTccgaaaaacaaaataaaatgaaaagcaTTAATTAAAGTGATAAGACGATATTCACTGCAGAAGAGagtttctcttcctcattttaATGTCAAATATGAACACTTGTAGAACTTTAAACCGATGGGAGGTATGATACTTCAAGTAAAATCTTCTGCAATGCTTGAGGCTTCGAGAAAAAAGGCGAGTGGTCGGAACCCTTAAGCTGGAAAGTTCGTGTTGGCGGATTAGATTGTATCATTTGTTCTTGAAGTGGGAGAGGAATGGCAAAATCTTCATCTGTTTTGACGTAGAATCTTGGAATGGAACCATAGTTTGCTTTAGAAAATGTGAGCTTCTGTGCTAATGGCCCAAAGGGTATAGTTCTCATGGTTACTGATGCTAGTGCAATATCCTGTGTGTGAAGACAATAAGGTTCAATTGTTTGATCAAACGTGGATGTAATAAAAAAAtggataaaaatatatatattgtacTTTATTACATGTTTGGTACGTAGAATAGGtatcttgtaagacggtctcacgaatttttatctgtgagacgggtcaaccttaccgatattcacaataaaaagtaatactctcagcataaaaagtaatatttttcattgatgatccaaataagatatctgtctcacaaatacgacccgttagtccgtctcacacaagtttttgtctagtATGTATAGGTTGAGCGTCGATTGAGCAatcatattaaaatttttaagatATTACTATGAAATGCATACCTTAGAAGGTGTACGGTTGAACAAGAAGTCTTCTAGCAATGATTTATCGAAATCAATGGCAGTGGGAGGCTGATTCTTCCCATTTGAATACAAAAAATTCTGAGCTCTTTGGTTTAATTCACTCAACAATTTCTGCAAAAAATATCACAATATATAGATTTGGTTAAAGATTATGGAGTGTATATTTTGAAGTGAGAATGTTGGTGTGTTTCAAGAAAATAGATCTATCTTTTTTTTACCCAAGACATATGTCATGTGAGAATATATAATAGGCGAAATTGtaattttgataatatatattctatttctgattttgaatttttatattttcaaatttcaattttgatCCGATAACATTGTTTTCTTTGTAATTTTATTCATATCTCCTGACATGGTGCCTACATTGCGCTGATTTGCATAGACATCAACAATCCAGCAGAAAAACgattaaaattgtcaaaatcgAAAGATATATGATtagtttttttaacaaaaacaccaaaatctcaaaaaacataaacatacacaaccaaaattgtaattttcccaatatcacatcaagACGTATAGTTTTTAAAAACGATTTGTAATTgattgaaatttaaataaacttgAAAAATGGTGACAATTGACAAACCTTTTGAGAGAAGACATCGAGGGCACTTTGGGAATCAGCCAACATAGTTGCAGCAACAAAAATTGCTTTGGAGACTTTGGTTGGATGCAATTCCATTGCATAAGAAACACAAGCTCCACCAATATCATGTCCCACCAATATCACCTACACTCGTATACCAACCAAATTTTAGAcccaataaaataaaataaaataacattttctttTATTGATCGATGAGAATTTTGATTATTATAAAGTATAATAagttttttatgaaaaaaaaaatctaaaaagaATTTATGTTCGACCATAAATTTTCAGAAGAGTCTCGATGTTTAGAAATGAAGACTTATGATGTAGTTAGATAGACATTAAAATATGTATAAGATTGACAGTTTGCCGCTTTAACAAAAATATAACTGATGATAATGATACAAGttataaatcattaaaaaatataacaGTTCAGTATCACGTTTCGGCAGCTCATCACGCAATCTTATTGCTCCTAaacatataaataataaatcatttacTACGTTTATTTTTGTATTATAAAATCCCTAATTTATCCAGAATACATGTTTCATATTTTCAACATATATTTCtaccatattttatatttttccacAATCTTTATTTTTAGCTCAACTTCTAGTGTTCCCAAAAATAACTCAATTTTTAAGTTATACTATTACTCAATAAATTTACCACATTGTCCAAAAAAGTGGTTTGTAGATCATTTTTCATCAAAGTTCCAAGTTAGGATGAGTTTCCGGTTTGATGAGACGGTCTCGGATTCAAAACTCAATCGTAAAAAAATTATCCTCCGACTCTCAAAAAAAAACCCTATAAactattaaaaatttaaataatccaGCGTAATCTGACATATCTTTATATTTTGTCAatataaatgaaaaaaaaaagccTTGAATTCAGATAAAACTAAAATATAACCAAAGAATTTCTCACTGAATGAGAGGGAAAAAGCTAACCTGTTTGCCATCTTCAAGATCGACAAGGAAATCAAGAAGTGGCTTTGAGTATTCTTCTAAAGTTGTGATTGAATTAATGTCACAAAAGTTGGCGCCAGAACCAGTTAGGTCTATGGCATCAACCCCACAATTGGCTTCTTTCAAAAGTGCAATGATTTTGTACCAACACCAAGCACCAAATCCTCCTCCATGGACTAGTACAAAATGTTTCTTGTCATTCCCTTCACTTGTTAATGATTCCTAAAAAAACATATAGGGCACACACATTAGCTAGGATGGCTCTTTCTAGTAagcataaaatttaataatttgtatgCATGTATCTACCATAAATATAATGTCCGCCAATCGTGTCCACCTCACACTAGATATGCATGTACAAGCACCAGGTAGGCATAGATGTAGGTACAGCTGGTGGACAacgtatcaaaattatatatatgtatgtgtgtgtattgCATCAACGTTATGAGTGTAAGCTAACACATTATATTTGGCCTTTAATTTTCCATTCTAGGGGAGTTAAGCTAGGTTCAAATCTCCCAACCCCAatgtatcaaaattatataaacataaaaatgGTTGATCTTATTTATATTGTATTGAGAATAACATTGCACACAAAAGACAATAAAGAATGTGAGAAATTAAGATATGTCTACATTTAAGTTGTATTTGGATTGAACGAATTTAAGTTGTATTTGGATTGAAcgatttggatttgagaaaaagtttgaaagaaaatttgaaacaaCTTTATATTAAAATGTGTTTGAAATATATTACAAtatttattcaaaaaataattagttaagcatttaaaattaattataaatgaaTTTATTCAACCATAGATTTGAAATCCATCTCTCCtcttcaaatcaatgcaatcaaaatgcatcctttttttactttttcttttttttttcccctTTGCATTCCTTAGTGCTTAATTCCTCTCATCTTAgtcaaaaaataaaatgcaaAATTAGTTCAAATCCCGGTTCCTTATTTGTTGCAATTTCATCTTAATTTGAagctttgaatttatttttcgtTCTATACCCAACAACACACAAATAAGTCGAATCAAATTCAAGCCCAAATTATTTTATCCGACAAATTTGCAAGCAACTCTTGTTCATAAAATCTGAAACTAAATAATTTTAAGTCACATTTTGAAAATTTACACGACTTTTAAAATAACAAAGTTaattaaactttaaaaatatctaAATAATTCCTTTATTTTCGATGTTAAACTCAAATAAGAAAAATGTAGCACGTTTCaactttaatttaaatttcaacCCAAATTATTATTCTATaactatatttaaaaattaatttaacaaTTTGTTCTAAcctaataattttataaataattaatgatcGATTTACCATGCAATAAAAATATTCTGGTCATAATATTTATTTGCCAAATATAATGTAATTATCCAAATATGTGTTATAATACATaagaaaaattataaaaaaataagaatcaaattaattaaaaatgaaaTAGCTTTTGTTAAATAATGTGGACACATTCAATAAGTACCTAACAAAAGTTGAAAATGTTCAATTAAAAATCTTTCGTATAACCACAGACAATTTTTCAGAAGTCAACATATTAAATTTCATTCAAATTCTGAGTCTAATTCTTTGGTACACGTTGCCTTCCACGTTAATGAATCcacaccatatttaatttatacgTTGTATTTTTCAAAGAAAGAAATTAATTAATGGTAATCAGTGGCAACATGATATTAATTCTTTTAATTAGTATACAAAATCagaagaaatttaaaaaaaaaaatgatgacAAAATACAACTATTAAAGAAATTATTTCATGAAGGATAAACCTGAATAAACAGTGGTGAGGATTGCTGATGAATCGAACTCGAAACCGAACGCGATCTCATGGACAAATTCTTCTGTTTCTTGGAAGATGGTGGGTTTTTGGTGGACACAGAGCGGTTTAAATGGTGAAGAATATCGCTGTTGTTCTGCAGGTGATGCTGGTAAAGCATGGACGCAATTTGGGCTTGTTGTTTGATGTAAGAATCGTCGAAAATCTGATCGGATTTCGACGAGGAAGACGGAGGGGATGGCTCCTTTTTCCTTGAACTTTTGAAGGAAGAAGGTGACATCCATGGCGGAAGAAGATCGAAGGATGATGATGGAGGTTTGGGTGTTCTCTGAGGTGTTTGAGAGAAACATGTGAATGAGTTTCCCATTGCATGAACATTGTGTTTTGTGTGAGACTTATGGGTTTTATACTTATCAATGTAAGGGTGTTTTTGTCATTTCACTAAgtgataaaaaatattttattatcaatttatttagattagacagaaataaataaaaacttttCCTTCCTATTTTCAACTATATATATAGTtgagtatttttttttatgacatgGTATTTGCAGATACTATTTTTCAGAAATTAGTCACACTATAATCCAGATAACTAACTTTTATATTCCATAAAACTTTaatgtaaaaacttgtgtgaaacggtctcacaaatcgtattttgtgagacggatctcttattttaggtcatccatgaaaagtattactttttatgctaataatattactttttattgtgaatatcggtaggattgacatgtctcacagataaagattcgtaaaatCATCTCACAACAGACCTactcaaactttaatataaaagtaCACAaggattaaaatataaattttaatttaaaaaaatatatatagtaattataaTAATGGGTGCCCATTCCCTCACTCAATTGCACAGCAATGCAGGTGGCAATGTTGaaaacacaaaattgttgaCAAAAGGAAACTTCGACATTAtgggaaaataataataataataataataataataataataatataacattgactaggtctcatgtgagaccatttcacggatcttaatttatagacgggtcaatcctatagATATTCACgacaaaaattaatatttttagcataaaaagtaatacattttcatggataacccaaataagaggtctgtctcacaaataagacccgtgagaccgtttcaatTTTTGCCTATAACATATCACATCACAAAACCAAGTCAAAGATAGCAACGTCTCCGACAGCAAATTTTAAAGTCTTAGATTGTCTTGAACCGTCGGATTCCTTCTTTCAAGAAATTCGACTTTTCGGTGAAATTTTGTACTCTTTTCTGTCCAGATCgacaaaattttctttacatCAATCTTCTTGTTATTCTTTCTTGATATTAGATTACACTTCAGTTAgtagattttatatttaagaaattaataatataacttATTGTTGCATGATGAGATTCAACATCCTTACATCATCTCGCGTTTGACTCAAATTTTACGACAATTGAGttatattttctttttgttttaattttatagTCTCATCGTTCTTTGTTTCATCTTACGAGTCAAGTGGTGTCATAGTTGGGTTGAGCATGCCGGCCGGATGTTCGAGTTTTAGACAGTGAGTTTAGAAAAAAacgattgaatttttttaaatagagAAAGGTTGGTCTAATTTTTCAGTCACTATTGAAAATTAGGATCAATTGGGCTTCGATCAATTCGCATTTATAGAGCATTTAATTACCGGACCAAATTTGGTAATgtgcaaacaaacaaacaaaaacaaaatttataCGTTGTTATttataatgttatttttatacaatatcccaattttatttttttccctaaaaaataaaattgtatagtatgttttttttttcaattgtgATTCTCTGTATTATTAAAATTGAATTGTAGTTCTATATGCTATTAATTTATGATAATTTTAGTAATTTTTAATCGGGCATACTGATGCACATACGAACATCACATCGGTATCAGGTCAGCACTATGTCGGCCACTTCGAAATATGgcaaaattttaagaaaaaaacaaaatgacatattaaaattaaatttgacaatatgaatcaatacaaaatcttaattaataaataaacacaaACAAATTTACAATTTTCCCCACTAATATGCAGAAAAATGAATTAGAAGCAACAAATCAATTTT containing:
- the LOC140808416 gene encoding putative methylesterase 13, chloroplastic encodes the protein MGNSFTCFSQTPQRTPKPPSSSFDLLPPWMSPSSFKSSRKKEPSPPSSSSKSDQIFDDSYIKQQAQIASMLYQHHLQNNSDILHHLNRSVSTKNPPSSKKQKNLSMRSRSVSSSIHQQSSPLFIQESLTSEGNDKKHFVLVHGGGFGAWCWYKIIALLKEANCGVDAIDLTGSGANFCDINSITTLEEYSKPLLDFLVDLEDGKQVILVGHDIGGACVSYAMELHPTKVSKAIFVAATMLADSQSALDVFSQKKLLSELNQRAQNFLYSNGKNQPPTAIDFDKSLLEDFLFNRTPSKDIALASVTMRTIPFGPLAQKLTFSKANYGSIPRFYVKTDEDFAIPLPLQEQMIQSNPPTRTFQLKGSDHSPFFSKPQALQKILLEVSYLPSV